One genomic window of Halictus rubicundus isolate RS-2024b chromosome 12, iyHalRubi1_principal, whole genome shotgun sequence includes the following:
- the Nmdar1 gene encoding glutamate ionotropic receptor NMDA type subunit 1 isoform X2, producing MARYEAALLFLLLIWEAFSYSHVLNEIDNGHGAFQANNPTHFKIGAVLSNESKNHFEQKLKNLNLDLNYVRRGVSYTPTVIQMDANPIKTALSVCNHLIAERVYAVVVSHPLTGDLSPAAVSYTSGFYHIPVIGISSRDSAFSDKNIHVSFLRTVPPYSHQADVWVDLLKHFNYMKVIFIHSSDTDGRALLGRFQTTSQNLDAYVEIKVQVDPIIEFEPGLEDFTQQLMDMKSAQARVCLLYASKTDADVIFRDAAALNMTGAGYVWIVTEQALDAPNAPEGLLGLKLINAEKEEAHIQDSLLVLVSALNEMNNTEMITEPPKDCDDSGTIWETGKSLFGFIRKQVLQTGSTGRVAFDDNGDRIFAEYHIINIQEKGERVSVGKYFYPIGNAGQNNTKMKLMVNESNITWPGRLRSKPEGFMIPTHLKVLTIEEKPFVYVREIAETESCQPEEILCPHFNSSEHESTKTYCCKGYCMDLLEKLSETINFTYSLALSPDGQFGSYMIKNSSAGGKKEWTGLIGELVNERADMIVAPLTINPERAEFIEFSKPFKYQGITILEKKPSRSSTLVSFLQPFSNTLWILVMVSVHVVALVLYLLDRFSPFGRFKLANTDGTEEDALNLSSAIWFAWGVLLNSGIGEGTPRSFSARVLGMVWAGFAMIIVASYTANLAAFLVLERPKTKLTGINDARLRNTMENLTCATVKGSAVDMYFRRQVELSNMYRTMEANNYDTAEEAIRDIKIGKLMAFIWDSSRLEFEAAQDCELVTAGELFGRSGYGIGLQKGSLWADAVTLAILDFHESGFMESLDTHWILQGNVQQCEQLENTPNTLGLKNMAGVFIVVGVGIVGGIGLIIIEVAYKKHQIRKQKKMELARHAADKWRGAIEKRKTLRASIAAQRRIQSNGLNDPTTVSLAVDTVARSNLTPRSPGRAWPGDSDIRQRPIPRSDDIRLSPAAYTADVSHLIV from the exons ATGGCGAGATACGAAGCTGCCCTGTTGTTCCTCCTCCTGATCTGGGAGGCTTTCTCTTACTCGCATGTCTTGAACGAAATCGACAATGGACACGGGGCGTTCCAGGCCAACAATCCCACCCACTTTAAGATCGGCGCTGTATTGTCGAACGAGAGCAAAAATCATTTCGAGCAGAAACTCAAG AACCTGAACTTAGACTTGAATTACGTGAGGAGGGGAGTGTCCTACACGCCTACGGTGATCCAGATGGACGCGAATCCAATTAAAACGGCGTTGAGCGTGTGCAATCACTTAATTGCGGAGAGGGTGTACGCAGTGGTGGTCTCTCATCCCCTAACAGGAGATCTGTCACCGGCCGCTGTTTCTTACACAAGCGGATTTTATCACATACCCGTTATCGGGATATCGTCGAGAGACTCTGCGTTCTCTGACAAA AACATTCATGTCTCTTTCCTGCGCACGGTGCCGCCGTACTCGCATCAGGCCGATGTGTGGGTGGATCTGCTGAAACACTTTAATTACATGAAGGTGATCTTCATCCACAGCTCCGACACCGATGGCCGGGCTCTGCTTGGCCGGTTCCAAACCACCTCGCAGAATTTGGACGCGTACGTGGAAATCAAGGTTCAG GTGGATCCTATCATCGAGTTCGAACCCGGCCTGGAGGATTTCACGCAGCAGCTGATGGACATGAAGTCGGCGCAGGCGAGAGTATGTCTGTTGTACGCGTC GAAAACCGACGCGGACGTGATCTTCCGAGATGCCGCAGCCCTGAACATGACCGGCGCAGGATACGTTTGGATCGTGACGGAGCAAGCCTTAGATGCGCCGAACGCACCGGAAGGTCTTCTCGGCTTGAAATTAATTAACGCGGAGAAAGAGGAGGCTCACATCCAGGACAGCCT GCTGGTGCTAGTGTCGGCTTTGAACGAAATGAACAACACGGAAATGATCACGGAGCCGCCGAAGGACTGCGATGACTCCGGCACAATTTGGGAAACTGGGAAAAGCCTGTTCGG GTTCATCCGCAAGCAAGTATTGCAGACCGGCTCCACCGGAAGAGTAGCTTTCGACGACAATGGGGACCGAATCTTTGCGGAGTATCATATCATCAATATTCAAGAAAAGGGCGAACGGGTCTccgttggaaaatatttttatcccaTT GGAAACGCGGGCCAGAACAACACCAAAATGAAGCTGATGGTGAACGAATCGAACATAACGTGGCCGGGCCGATTACGATCGAAGCCGGAAGGCTTCATGATCCCCACACACCTGAAAGTGCTCACGATCGAGGAGAAACCGTTCGTCTACGTCCGCGAGATCGCCGAGACTGAATCCTGTCAGCCTGAGGAGATTCTGTGTCCTCACTTCAACTCCAGTGAACACGAAA GCACGAAAACATATTGTTGCAAGGGGTACTGTATGGACTTGTTGGAGAAACTATCGGAGACCATCAACTTCACTTACAGCTTGGCCTTGTCTCCCGACGGACAGTTCGGCAGCTATATGATCAAGAATAGTTCAG CGGGCGGAAAGAAGGAGTGGACGGGACTGATAGGGGAACTAGTCAACGAAAGAGCAGACATGATCGTCGCTCCTTTGACGATCAACCCGGAACGCGCGGAGTTCATCGAGTTTAGCAAACCTTTCAAGTACCAGGGTATCACTATCCTCGAGAAGAAG CCCTCAAGATCGTCGACCTTGGTATCGTTCCTGCAGCCGTTCAGTAACACACTTTGGATACTGGTGATGGTGTCGGTGCACGTGGTGGCTCTAGTTCTGTACCTCCTCGACCGGTTCTCGCCTTTCGGGAGGTTCAAGCTAGCAAACACTGACGGTACCGAAGAGGACGCCCTCAACTTGTCCAGCGCAATCTGGTTCGCCTGGGGAGTCTTGCTCAACAGCGGAATCGGAGAAG GCACTCCGAGAAGCTTCTCTGCACGGGTGCTGGGCATGGTCTGGGCAGGATTCGCGATGATCATCGTGGCCTCGTACACTGCCAACTTGGCTGCATTCTTGGTGTTGGAACGGCCCAAGACGAAATTAACTGGAATCAACGATGCTCGA CTGAGAAACACCATGGAGAATCTCACGTGTGCGACGGTGAAGGGCTCGGCCGTGGACATGTACTTCCGTCGACAAGTCGAACTGTCCAACATGTATCGCACCATGGAGGCAAACAATTACGACACTGCCGAAGAAGCCATCAGGGACATTAAAATTGG GAAACTCATGGCCTTCATCTGGGACAGCTCTCGCTTGGAATTCGAGGCTGCCCAGGACTGCGAATTGGTCACTGCCGGAGAGCTGTTTGGACGGTCCGGTTACGGGATAGGCTTGCAAAAGGGCTCTTTATGGGCGGACGCTGTGACCCTGGCTATCTTAGACTTCCACGAAA GCGGTTTCATGGAGAGCCTCGATACGCACTGGATCCTCCAAGGGAACGTGCAACAGTGCGAGCAGCTGGAGAACACGCCGAACACGCTGGGACTGAAGAACATGGCCGGAGTGTTCATAGTGGTGGGCGTGGGGATCGTCGGCGGCATCGGTTTGATCATCATCGAGGTGGCGTACAAGAAACACCAGATCCGCAAGCAGAAGAAGATGGAATTGGCGAGACACGCGGCGGACAAATGGCGGGGAGCGATCGAG
- the Nmdar1 gene encoding glutamate ionotropic receptor NMDA type subunit 1 isoform X3 — translation MARYEAALLFLLLIWEAFSYSHVLNEIDNGHGAFQANNPTHFKIGAVLSNESKNHFEQKLKNLNLDLNYVRRGVSYTPTVIQMDANPIKTALSVCNHLIAERVYAVVVSHPLTGDLSPAAVSYTSGFYHIPVIGISSRDSAFSDKNIHVSFLRTVPPYSHQADVWVDLLKHFNYMKVIFIHSSDTDGRALLGRFQTTSQNLDAYVEIKVQVDPIIEFEPGLEDFTQQLMDMKSAQARVCLLYASKTDADVIFRDAAALNMTGAGYVWIVTEQALDAPNAPEGLLGLKLINAEKEEAHIQDSLLVLVSALNEMNNTEMITEPPKDCDDSGTIWETGKSLFGFIRKQVLQTGSTGRVAFDDNGDRIFAEYHIINIQEKGERVSVGKYFYPIQGNAGQNNTKMKLMVNESNITWPGRLRSKPEGFMIPTHLKVLTIEEKPFVYVREIAETESCQPEEILCPHFNSSEHESTKTYCCKGYCMDLLEKLSETINFTYSLALSPDGQFGSYMIKNSSAGGKKEWTGLIGELVNERADMIVAPLTINPERAEFIEFSKPFKYQGITILEKKPSRSSTLVSFLQPFSNTLWILVMVSVHVVALVLYLLDRFSPFGRFKLANTDGTEEDALNLSSAIWFAWGVLLNSGIGEGTPRSFSARVLGMVWAGFAMIIVASYTANLAAFLVLERPKTKLTGINDARLRNTMENLTCATVKGSAVDMYFRRQVELSNMYRTMEANNYDTAEEAIRDIKIGKLMAFIWDSSRLEFEAAQDCELVTAGELFGRSGYGIGLQKGSLWADAVTLAILDFHESGFMESLDTHWILQGNVQQCEQLENTPNTLGLKNMAGVFIVVGVGIVGGIGLIIIEVAYKKHQIRKQKKMELARHAADKWRGAIE, via the exons ATGGCGAGATACGAAGCTGCCCTGTTGTTCCTCCTCCTGATCTGGGAGGCTTTCTCTTACTCGCATGTCTTGAACGAAATCGACAATGGACACGGGGCGTTCCAGGCCAACAATCCCACCCACTTTAAGATCGGCGCTGTATTGTCGAACGAGAGCAAAAATCATTTCGAGCAGAAACTCAAG AACCTGAACTTAGACTTGAATTACGTGAGGAGGGGAGTGTCCTACACGCCTACGGTGATCCAGATGGACGCGAATCCAATTAAAACGGCGTTGAGCGTGTGCAATCACTTAATTGCGGAGAGGGTGTACGCAGTGGTGGTCTCTCATCCCCTAACAGGAGATCTGTCACCGGCCGCTGTTTCTTACACAAGCGGATTTTATCACATACCCGTTATCGGGATATCGTCGAGAGACTCTGCGTTCTCTGACAAA AACATTCATGTCTCTTTCCTGCGCACGGTGCCGCCGTACTCGCATCAGGCCGATGTGTGGGTGGATCTGCTGAAACACTTTAATTACATGAAGGTGATCTTCATCCACAGCTCCGACACCGATGGCCGGGCTCTGCTTGGCCGGTTCCAAACCACCTCGCAGAATTTGGACGCGTACGTGGAAATCAAGGTTCAG GTGGATCCTATCATCGAGTTCGAACCCGGCCTGGAGGATTTCACGCAGCAGCTGATGGACATGAAGTCGGCGCAGGCGAGAGTATGTCTGTTGTACGCGTC GAAAACCGACGCGGACGTGATCTTCCGAGATGCCGCAGCCCTGAACATGACCGGCGCAGGATACGTTTGGATCGTGACGGAGCAAGCCTTAGATGCGCCGAACGCACCGGAAGGTCTTCTCGGCTTGAAATTAATTAACGCGGAGAAAGAGGAGGCTCACATCCAGGACAGCCT GCTGGTGCTAGTGTCGGCTTTGAACGAAATGAACAACACGGAAATGATCACGGAGCCGCCGAAGGACTGCGATGACTCCGGCACAATTTGGGAAACTGGGAAAAGCCTGTTCGG GTTCATCCGCAAGCAAGTATTGCAGACCGGCTCCACCGGAAGAGTAGCTTTCGACGACAATGGGGACCGAATCTTTGCGGAGTATCATATCATCAATATTCAAGAAAAGGGCGAACGGGTCTccgttggaaaatatttttatcccaTT CAGGGAAACGCGGGCCAGAACAACACCAAAATGAAGCTGATGGTGAACGAATCGAACATAACGTGGCCGGGCCGATTACGATCGAAGCCGGAAGGCTTCATGATCCCCACACACCTGAAAGTGCTCACGATCGAGGAGAAACCGTTCGTCTACGTCCGCGAGATCGCCGAGACTGAATCCTGTCAGCCTGAGGAGATTCTGTGTCCTCACTTCAACTCCAGTGAACACGAAA GCACGAAAACATATTGTTGCAAGGGGTACTGTATGGACTTGTTGGAGAAACTATCGGAGACCATCAACTTCACTTACAGCTTGGCCTTGTCTCCCGACGGACAGTTCGGCAGCTATATGATCAAGAATAGTTCAG CGGGCGGAAAGAAGGAGTGGACGGGACTGATAGGGGAACTAGTCAACGAAAGAGCAGACATGATCGTCGCTCCTTTGACGATCAACCCGGAACGCGCGGAGTTCATCGAGTTTAGCAAACCTTTCAAGTACCAGGGTATCACTATCCTCGAGAAGAAG CCCTCAAGATCGTCGACCTTGGTATCGTTCCTGCAGCCGTTCAGTAACACACTTTGGATACTGGTGATGGTGTCGGTGCACGTGGTGGCTCTAGTTCTGTACCTCCTCGACCGGTTCTCGCCTTTCGGGAGGTTCAAGCTAGCAAACACTGACGGTACCGAAGAGGACGCCCTCAACTTGTCCAGCGCAATCTGGTTCGCCTGGGGAGTCTTGCTCAACAGCGGAATCGGAGAAG GCACTCCGAGAAGCTTCTCTGCACGGGTGCTGGGCATGGTCTGGGCAGGATTCGCGATGATCATCGTGGCCTCGTACACTGCCAACTTGGCTGCATTCTTGGTGTTGGAACGGCCCAAGACGAAATTAACTGGAATCAACGATGCTCGA CTGAGAAACACCATGGAGAATCTCACGTGTGCGACGGTGAAGGGCTCGGCCGTGGACATGTACTTCCGTCGACAAGTCGAACTGTCCAACATGTATCGCACCATGGAGGCAAACAATTACGACACTGCCGAAGAAGCCATCAGGGACATTAAAATTGG GAAACTCATGGCCTTCATCTGGGACAGCTCTCGCTTGGAATTCGAGGCTGCCCAGGACTGCGAATTGGTCACTGCCGGAGAGCTGTTTGGACGGTCCGGTTACGGGATAGGCTTGCAAAAGGGCTCTTTATGGGCGGACGCTGTGACCCTGGCTATCTTAGACTTCCACGAAA GCGGTTTCATGGAGAGCCTCGATACGCACTGGATCCTCCAAGGGAACGTGCAACAGTGCGAGCAGCTGGAGAACACGCCGAACACGCTGGGACTGAAGAACATGGCCGGAGTGTTCATAGTGGTGGGCGTGGGGATCGTCGGCGGCATCGGTTTGATCATCATCGAGGTGGCGTACAAGAAACACCAGATCCGCAAGCAGAAGAAGATGGAATTGGCGAGACACGCGGCGGACAAATGGCGGGGAGCGATCGAG TAA
- the Nmdar1 gene encoding glutamate ionotropic receptor NMDA type subunit 1 isoform X1: protein MARYEAALLFLLLIWEAFSYSHVLNEIDNGHGAFQANNPTHFKIGAVLSNESKNHFEQKLKNLNLDLNYVRRGVSYTPTVIQMDANPIKTALSVCNHLIAERVYAVVVSHPLTGDLSPAAVSYTSGFYHIPVIGISSRDSAFSDKNIHVSFLRTVPPYSHQADVWVDLLKHFNYMKVIFIHSSDTDGRALLGRFQTTSQNLDAYVEIKVQVDPIIEFEPGLEDFTQQLMDMKSAQARVCLLYASKTDADVIFRDAAALNMTGAGYVWIVTEQALDAPNAPEGLLGLKLINAEKEEAHIQDSLLVLVSALNEMNNTEMITEPPKDCDDSGTIWETGKSLFGFIRKQVLQTGSTGRVAFDDNGDRIFAEYHIINIQEKGERVSVGKYFYPIQGNAGQNNTKMKLMVNESNITWPGRLRSKPEGFMIPTHLKVLTIEEKPFVYVREIAETESCQPEEILCPHFNSSEHESTKTYCCKGYCMDLLEKLSETINFTYSLALSPDGQFGSYMIKNSSAGGKKEWTGLIGELVNERADMIVAPLTINPERAEFIEFSKPFKYQGITILEKKPSRSSTLVSFLQPFSNTLWILVMVSVHVVALVLYLLDRFSPFGRFKLANTDGTEEDALNLSSAIWFAWGVLLNSGIGEGTPRSFSARVLGMVWAGFAMIIVASYTANLAAFLVLERPKTKLTGINDARLRNTMENLTCATVKGSAVDMYFRRQVELSNMYRTMEANNYDTAEEAIRDIKIGKLMAFIWDSSRLEFEAAQDCELVTAGELFGRSGYGIGLQKGSLWADAVTLAILDFHESGFMESLDTHWILQGNVQQCEQLENTPNTLGLKNMAGVFIVVGVGIVGGIGLIIIEVAYKKHQIRKQKKMELARHAADKWRGAIEKRKTLRASIAAQRRIQSNGLNDPTTVSLAVDTVARSNLTPRSPGRAWPGDSDIRQRPIPRSDDIRLSPAAYTADVSHLIV from the exons ATGGCGAGATACGAAGCTGCCCTGTTGTTCCTCCTCCTGATCTGGGAGGCTTTCTCTTACTCGCATGTCTTGAACGAAATCGACAATGGACACGGGGCGTTCCAGGCCAACAATCCCACCCACTTTAAGATCGGCGCTGTATTGTCGAACGAGAGCAAAAATCATTTCGAGCAGAAACTCAAG AACCTGAACTTAGACTTGAATTACGTGAGGAGGGGAGTGTCCTACACGCCTACGGTGATCCAGATGGACGCGAATCCAATTAAAACGGCGTTGAGCGTGTGCAATCACTTAATTGCGGAGAGGGTGTACGCAGTGGTGGTCTCTCATCCCCTAACAGGAGATCTGTCACCGGCCGCTGTTTCTTACACAAGCGGATTTTATCACATACCCGTTATCGGGATATCGTCGAGAGACTCTGCGTTCTCTGACAAA AACATTCATGTCTCTTTCCTGCGCACGGTGCCGCCGTACTCGCATCAGGCCGATGTGTGGGTGGATCTGCTGAAACACTTTAATTACATGAAGGTGATCTTCATCCACAGCTCCGACACCGATGGCCGGGCTCTGCTTGGCCGGTTCCAAACCACCTCGCAGAATTTGGACGCGTACGTGGAAATCAAGGTTCAG GTGGATCCTATCATCGAGTTCGAACCCGGCCTGGAGGATTTCACGCAGCAGCTGATGGACATGAAGTCGGCGCAGGCGAGAGTATGTCTGTTGTACGCGTC GAAAACCGACGCGGACGTGATCTTCCGAGATGCCGCAGCCCTGAACATGACCGGCGCAGGATACGTTTGGATCGTGACGGAGCAAGCCTTAGATGCGCCGAACGCACCGGAAGGTCTTCTCGGCTTGAAATTAATTAACGCGGAGAAAGAGGAGGCTCACATCCAGGACAGCCT GCTGGTGCTAGTGTCGGCTTTGAACGAAATGAACAACACGGAAATGATCACGGAGCCGCCGAAGGACTGCGATGACTCCGGCACAATTTGGGAAACTGGGAAAAGCCTGTTCGG GTTCATCCGCAAGCAAGTATTGCAGACCGGCTCCACCGGAAGAGTAGCTTTCGACGACAATGGGGACCGAATCTTTGCGGAGTATCATATCATCAATATTCAAGAAAAGGGCGAACGGGTCTccgttggaaaatatttttatcccaTT CAGGGAAACGCGGGCCAGAACAACACCAAAATGAAGCTGATGGTGAACGAATCGAACATAACGTGGCCGGGCCGATTACGATCGAAGCCGGAAGGCTTCATGATCCCCACACACCTGAAAGTGCTCACGATCGAGGAGAAACCGTTCGTCTACGTCCGCGAGATCGCCGAGACTGAATCCTGTCAGCCTGAGGAGATTCTGTGTCCTCACTTCAACTCCAGTGAACACGAAA GCACGAAAACATATTGTTGCAAGGGGTACTGTATGGACTTGTTGGAGAAACTATCGGAGACCATCAACTTCACTTACAGCTTGGCCTTGTCTCCCGACGGACAGTTCGGCAGCTATATGATCAAGAATAGTTCAG CGGGCGGAAAGAAGGAGTGGACGGGACTGATAGGGGAACTAGTCAACGAAAGAGCAGACATGATCGTCGCTCCTTTGACGATCAACCCGGAACGCGCGGAGTTCATCGAGTTTAGCAAACCTTTCAAGTACCAGGGTATCACTATCCTCGAGAAGAAG CCCTCAAGATCGTCGACCTTGGTATCGTTCCTGCAGCCGTTCAGTAACACACTTTGGATACTGGTGATGGTGTCGGTGCACGTGGTGGCTCTAGTTCTGTACCTCCTCGACCGGTTCTCGCCTTTCGGGAGGTTCAAGCTAGCAAACACTGACGGTACCGAAGAGGACGCCCTCAACTTGTCCAGCGCAATCTGGTTCGCCTGGGGAGTCTTGCTCAACAGCGGAATCGGAGAAG GCACTCCGAGAAGCTTCTCTGCACGGGTGCTGGGCATGGTCTGGGCAGGATTCGCGATGATCATCGTGGCCTCGTACACTGCCAACTTGGCTGCATTCTTGGTGTTGGAACGGCCCAAGACGAAATTAACTGGAATCAACGATGCTCGA CTGAGAAACACCATGGAGAATCTCACGTGTGCGACGGTGAAGGGCTCGGCCGTGGACATGTACTTCCGTCGACAAGTCGAACTGTCCAACATGTATCGCACCATGGAGGCAAACAATTACGACACTGCCGAAGAAGCCATCAGGGACATTAAAATTGG GAAACTCATGGCCTTCATCTGGGACAGCTCTCGCTTGGAATTCGAGGCTGCCCAGGACTGCGAATTGGTCACTGCCGGAGAGCTGTTTGGACGGTCCGGTTACGGGATAGGCTTGCAAAAGGGCTCTTTATGGGCGGACGCTGTGACCCTGGCTATCTTAGACTTCCACGAAA GCGGTTTCATGGAGAGCCTCGATACGCACTGGATCCTCCAAGGGAACGTGCAACAGTGCGAGCAGCTGGAGAACACGCCGAACACGCTGGGACTGAAGAACATGGCCGGAGTGTTCATAGTGGTGGGCGTGGGGATCGTCGGCGGCATCGGTTTGATCATCATCGAGGTGGCGTACAAGAAACACCAGATCCGCAAGCAGAAGAAGATGGAATTGGCGAGACACGCGGCGGACAAATGGCGGGGAGCGATCGAG
- the LOC143359942 gene encoding uncharacterized protein LOC143359942: MAKTKTISKGCPKCEQQVPVACKACPCGHSFFNARRNSIKSPPSPDSGVMKTRRTNRIKREKPNYYDALEYDKQSKKSAKIRKATDAANDIDCRQLNKKKKRKVKAKGKSGSNNGLGDDDDEMEGINGLSPEKQLTCSLILQELNNKMRVVAWKPT; encoded by the exons atgGCAAAGACTAAAACAATCAGCAAAGGTTGCCCAAAATGTGAACAGCAG GTGCCCGTTGCCTGCAAAGCATGTCCATGTGgtcattcattttttaatgCAAGACGCAATTCTATTAAGAGTCCTCCAAGTCCTGATAGCGGGGTAATGAAAACTAGACGGACTAATCGAATTAAACGGGAGAAACCAAATTATTATGATGCTTTAGAATATGACAAACAGTCAAAGAAAAGTGCTAAA ATAAGAAAAGCAACAGACGCAGCTAACGACATTGACTGCCGacaattaaataaaaagaagaagcgAAAAGTGAAAGCTAAAGGAAAGAGTGGGAGTAATAATGGATTAGGAGATGATGATGACGAAATGGAAGGGATCAATGGTTTGTCGCCAGAGAAACAGCTGACGTGCTCTTTAATATTGCAAGAATTAAATAACAAAATGAGAGTGGTGGCTTGGAAGCCAACATGA
- the Sln gene encoding monocarboxylic acid transporter silnoon: MSLPREWSLQDSVERDPVACATASQEMVGTTGIDENMNQQNQLGSLLSIHSAPVFDLSTGVPSPKRPASLAVQATATSTPVVPPHLQSPDTIEDEDNDNLLTISSLTARPLIAKSRELRSTRSTAAKKKKRNEIKKPRNITYVPLDGGYGWVIVFGAFFVQFWVAGLVKSYGVLYVEVMETFKDSSASVASWIPAILSCLCLALAPVTSMLCQKYSCRAVVFVGGLFCALGLTLSYFATSLIHLFFTFGVLTGIGGGLSTTPGIIIVSQYFDKHRALANGICVSGTAAGSFVFPLLIEVLVENFGFHGTILLLGGCMLHVCVSATLYRPLENNYAPEAMDVVEKSEKVESATAKELEAAKQQKLDLIFANHDSTTKHNLLNELFHQNGVVAVELTDSEEEKDVIGECLRMKPISKIRSSSILHSVEDLSTDSTCVYKARSSLRSLRSSITAVCPPPQTEPQVLPEEPKTIMQRIMQYIDLSLLKNPQFIMMCFSVSLMSTGSPYMLYYLPAYVHAAGYTKSEAGYLVAISAALDLCGRLGLGWLSDLQLFDRRKGYIGSVVGAGVAVLAIPMAHSFYVLACSVGMYGLCLGCWFLLVPVLLADQYGTDKISSTYGLVRMFQSVGAISIPPLTGYLRDVTGSYSVCFLCMGTCMVMGGLPMLLVFNEVSKSSKMTVNAENGETQAEATVKE; the protein is encoded by the exons ATGTCGTTACCACGAGAATGGAGCCTGCAGGATTCGGTCGAGCGTGACCCTGTCGCCTGCGCGACAGCGTCGCAGGAGATGGTCGGCACGACCGGCATCGACGAGAATATGAATCAACAGAATCAGCTGGGCTCGCTGTTGTCCATACACTCGGCGCCCGTGTTCGACCTGAGCACAGGTGTGCCGTCGCCGAAGAGGCCGGCCTCGCTGGCGGTGCAGGCGACGGCCACATCGACGCCGGTCGTGCCACCCCATCTACAGAGCCCGGACACCATCGAGGACGAGGACAACGACAACCTCCTGACGATCTCGAGCCTGACCGCGAGGCCGTTGATCGCGAAGTCGCGGGAGCTCCGATCGACCAGGAGCACCGCcgccaagaagaagaagaggaacgaGATCAAGAAGCCGAGGAACATCACATACGTCCCGTTGGACGGTGGCTACGGATGGGTCATCGTGTTCGGGGCGTTCTTCGTTCAGTTCTGGGTGGCCGGATTGGTCAAGTCGTACGGCGTGCTATACGTAGAGGTCATGGAGACGTTCAAGGACTCGTCGGCCTCCGTCGCATCCTGGATACCGgctatcctgtcctgtctcTGTCTGGCACTCG CTCCTGTGACGAGCATGCTCTGCCAGAAGTACAGCTGTCGGGCGGTCGTCTTCGTCGGAGGATTGTTCTGCGCTTTAGGACTTACTCTAAGTTACTTTGCCACGAGCTTGATACACCTCTTTTTTACTTTTGGAGTTTTAACAG GTATCGGTGGCGGCCTGTCTACGACGCCGGGCATCATCATCGTTTCACAATACTTCGATAAGCACCGTGCCCTGGCGAACGGGATATGCGTGTCCGGCACGGCCGCCGGCAGCTTCGTGTTCCCGCTTCTGATCGAGGTCCTGGTGGAGAACTTCGGTTTCCACGGGACCATACTGCTTTTAGGCGGTTGCATGCTCCACGTGTGCGTGAGCGCGACCCTGTACCGGCCTCTGGAGAACAATTACGCTCCCGAAGCCATGGACGTCGTCGAGAAGTCTGAGAAGGTTGAGAGCGCAACCGCGAAAGAGTTAGAGGCGGCGAAGCAGCAGAAGCTGGACTTAATATTCGCGAACCATGACTCGACTACCAAGCATAATCTGTTAAACGAATTGTTCCACCAGAACGGCGTGGTGGCGGTCGAGCTGACCGACAGCGAGGAGGAGAAGGACGTGATCGGCGAGTGTCTCAGGATGAAGCCGATCTCGAAGATCCGTAGCTCCAGTATATTGCACAGCGTCGAGGATCTGTCGACCGACTCGACGTGCGTGTACAAGGCCAGATCCTCGTTGAGGTCGTTGAGATCCTCGATCACGGCCGTCTGTCCCCCTCCCCAAACCGAACCCCAAGTTCTCCCCGAGGAGCCGAAGACTATCATGCAGAGGATAATGCAGTACATCGATCTATCCCTGCTGAAGAACCCACAGTTCATTATGATGTGCTTCTCAGTCAGCCTGATGTCGACCGGAAGCCCTTACATGCTGTATTATCTTCCGGCGTACGTTCACGCGGCCGGCTACACCAAATCGGAAGCGGGATACCTCGTCGCCATTTCCGCTGCCCTCGACTTGTGCGGAAGACTCGGACTTGGATGGCTCTCGGACTTGCAGTTGTTCGATCGACGGAAAGGATACATCGGAAG TGTCGTGGGTGCTGGTGTAGCTGTGCTGGCAATCCCGATGGCCCACTCGTTCTACGTGCTGGCATGCTCTGTTGGCATGTATGGACTTTGTCTGGGTTGTTGGTTTCTCCTAGTTCCCGTCCTTCTCGCTGACCAATACGGCACCGACAAAATATCCTCGACCTACGGTCTCGTTAGGATGTTCCAAAGTGTCGGAGCTATTTCTATTCCGCCTTTAACAG GTTACCTGCGCGATGTAACTGGAAGTTACAGCGTATGTTTTCTCTGCATGGGAACGTGCATGGTCATGGGTGGTCTACCAATGCTCCTGGTTTTTAACGAAGTATCGAAATCATCGAAGATGACCGTTAACGCTGAGAACGGTGAAACGCAAGCAGAGGCGACTGTGAAAGAATAA